The following are from one region of the Simiduia agarivorans SA1 = DSM 21679 genome:
- a CDS encoding 4'-phosphopantetheinyl transferase family protein, producing MLRLILAPIVAPLSDKPASPFFCADEWRRLDQISHPKRRAEYIAGHKLLRIAVNRYATDLGIELSSAEWIQPPASAPRLKHQPSLVTSISHSQGWALIAIASIDHTCARLGIDIELNRPRKNLAQLARYSFGKEWVEQHNHNLVEAFFLRWTQCESVVKASTKTLGTQLLSQQVFSDTHPIGIPGLSGRINYPDLPEFTLSIAGPENNNASLELFTPESNRFTALALDWQSWWAAD from the coding sequence ATGCTCAGGCTGATTCTGGCACCGATTGTCGCGCCCTTATCTGACAAGCCCGCAAGTCCGTTTTTTTGTGCAGACGAGTGGCGACGACTCGACCAGATCAGCCACCCCAAGCGACGCGCCGAGTATATTGCCGGCCACAAACTCCTGCGCATTGCCGTCAATCGGTACGCAACGGACCTGGGTATAGAGCTGTCATCGGCAGAATGGATTCAACCGCCGGCATCTGCGCCGCGATTGAAACACCAGCCTTCGCTTGTCACCAGTATCAGTCACAGCCAGGGTTGGGCATTGATAGCAATCGCCAGCATTGACCACACCTGCGCTCGCCTCGGCATCGACATCGAACTCAACCGACCCCGTAAAAACCTGGCGCAATTGGCCCGCTATAGCTTTGGTAAAGAATGGGTTGAACAACACAATCACAATTTAGTAGAGGCGTTTTTTCTGCGCTGGACTCAATGCGAATCGGTGGTCAAAGCGAGCACCAAAACCCTCGGCACCCAACTCCTGAGTCAACAGGTATTTTCTGACACTCACCCTATTGGAATCCCCGGCCTGAGCGGCCGGATCAATTACCCGGACTTGCCCGAGTTTACTTTGAGTATTGCTGGCCCTGAAAATAATAACGCCAGCCTGGAATTATTCACCCCGGAATCCAACCGATTCACCGCGCTCGCGCTGGATTGGCAATCCTGGTGGGCCGCCGATTAG
- a CDS encoding DMT family protein, whose protein sequence is MINVHPVLISIGLLLLSNVFMTFAWYAHLKSLNHKPWIIAALVSWGIALFEYLLQVPANRIGYTVLNVGQLKILQEVITLTVFVPFALYYMKEPLKLDFLWAGLCLVGAVYFVFRSKL, encoded by the coding sequence ATGATTAATGTGCATCCCGTCTTGATCAGTATCGGGCTGTTATTGCTCAGTAATGTGTTTATGACCTTTGCCTGGTACGCGCACCTGAAATCACTGAATCACAAGCCGTGGATAATTGCCGCCTTGGTAAGTTGGGGTATCGCTCTGTTTGAGTATCTGCTGCAGGTGCCCGCCAACCGCATTGGCTATACCGTATTAAACGTCGGGCAGCTGAAAATCCTGCAGGAAGTGATTACCTTGACGGTGTTTGTGCCCTTTGCCCTGTATTATATGAAGGAGCCGCTCAAGCTGGATTTTCTCTGGGCGGGTCTGTGTCTGGTGGGGGCGGTGTATTTTGTGTTTCGCAGTAAGCTCTAA
- a CDS encoding MgtC/SapB family protein codes for MELTQLLDITPFDWASVGTALLCGTVVGLERQLRGKPVGIRTATLIIFGTYVFIAASMSVASTMTDPSRIIGQVITGIGFLGAGVMLARKGVVIGVTSAAAIWVLASLGVCIAIGKLLIAIKFSVIVVFVLAGVDLLEDYSSAFSRGVYQKVKGLISSDSKDD; via the coding sequence TTGGAATTAACGCAGTTATTGGATATAACCCCCTTCGATTGGGCGTCCGTGGGTACGGCACTGTTGTGTGGCACTGTTGTGGGGCTGGAGCGGCAGTTACGGGGCAAGCCCGTGGGTATCCGGACCGCCACCCTGATTATTTTTGGCACCTATGTGTTTATCGCCGCCTCCATGAGCGTGGCCTCCACCATGACCGACCCGTCCCGGATTATCGGTCAGGTCATTACCGGCATTGGTTTCCTGGGTGCGGGCGTGATGCTGGCTCGCAAAGGTGTGGTCATTGGTGTGACTTCGGCCGCCGCAATCTGGGTACTGGCCTCCCTCGGCGTTTGTATTGCGATCGGCAAGCTGCTGATCGCCATCAAGTTCTCTGTCATTGTGGTGTTTGTACTGGCGGGTGTGGATCTGTTGGAAGACTACTCCTCGGCGTTTTCCAGAGGCGTCTACCAAAAAGTCAAAGGTCTGATCAGCAGCGACAGCAAAGATGATTAA